The sequence below is a genomic window from Candidatus Paceibacterota bacterium.
AATGCCGAGGTAGCTCAGTTGGTAGAGCATGTCCCTGAAGAGGATGGGGTCGGCGGTTCGAGTCCGCCCCTCGGCACCAGTACATAGACTTACAAAGAACGCCCTTGAATACATGGGTGTTTTTGGTTAAAACTTTGATATACTACTCGCATGGAAAAAGGAGGAAACAATTACGCATTTATAGATAGCCAAAATTTAAATTTGAGCATACGGTCTTTGGGGTGGTCTTTAGATTTTAGAAGATTCAGAGTTTATTTGAAAGAAAAATATTCGATAGCGACCGCTTATCTGTTTATCGGATATGTTGAAGGTAACACCGAGTTATATAAAGCGCTTCAAGAGGCAGGTTTTATCTGTATATTTAAGCCGACTCTTGTATATAAAGATGGAAAAACAAAAGGTAATTGTGATGCAGAATTAGTGCTTCAGGCCATGATTGAGTTTACTAATTATGATAAGGCAATCATTGTTACTGGCGACGGGGACTTTTATTGTCTGGCAAAACATCTTATCAGTAAGAATAAGCTAAAAGTTCTGATTATTCCTAATCAATTTAAATTTTCCGCACTCCTAAAGTTAAAAGAGTTTGGTCCCTATTTACGGTATATGAATGACCTAAAAGATAAGTTGGAATATAAAAAGAAAAGGCCCTATAAGGACGAAACCTTATAGGGACACTTTTCCGTTGGTGATACATATAATATAGACGGATCAGGATAAAAGTCAATACCATAAGTTTTTTGACATTTCATGTAGCTGTGGTATATTTTTGCCAGATTGTTCTCCTTATGAAAGATAAAAAAATGTTGAAGATTTTGGTTTTGATCACTCTCGGCTGGGTTGATTTTGCCCTTCTCGAGCTCTGGGCTCGCAGCACGTGGGTGGGAGGCAGATTCTTCCCCCTATCAGCCTTTGGCTGGTATTTTCCCTTCTGGGTCAACGGGGTGGTCAGTGTACCCTTGGCCTTGATTGCCAACTCAATTGACGAGCTCACCTTGCCCGCTCGTGGCGTGTCCACAAGGACCGTCAAACGGCATCTAACCTACGCTGCTTTTGTTCTCGGTTTTGGTTGCGGCGTTGGTAATGGTTTGATCCAGGATGGCTGCATCGGGCTGATTGTGTGGATTTACGGACTGATGATGTCAGGAGTCTTTTTTGCTTTCGAGTGGTTGTTTGGGTTGAGTCACCAAGACTTGATCAGTCGATATCTCGGCTACCTAGCTTGGTCTATGCTCATCTTTTCCGGCGCCACCTTTCTCGGGATGTTCTTCCAGGGAGGGTTTTTCCCAGCATTACTGACGATGGGGATCATGTACTATCTCCACAATTCAAAAAACTGCCAGATGAGTGAAATAGCCACACTGTAAAAAGCAGGCAAAAACCTAGAATATCAAAACAAAAAGTCGGGTGCACTCTGCAATGCATCCGGCTTTTTCTTTAGTTAATGTTTGAAAAATTTTTAGATCGCCTTCATCACTTTGAGCTTAGTCTGGCGCTCCTTGTCGACTTTCGGTAAACGAATAGTCAGCATGCCTAGATTTTCAGTGGCTTCAGCCTCTTCAATCTCTACCTCATGAGGCAAAAGAATACTGCGAGAAAAACTGCCCCAGTAAAGCTCCTTGTGAACGTAATTGTCCTCAGAGACATCGTGCTCTTCTTCACGCTTGCCTTTAATAGTGACCATGTCTCGAGTGAGAGAAATATCCAAATCCTCTCTCTTGACTCCGGCCACCATGGTCTTGATGACTATTTCAGTGGGAGTTTCGTAAACGTCTACAGAAAGCTGGCCTTCGCCCGACTCTTCTTCCATCCAAGTGGCTATAGAAGATGGGTTTGGGAGGTTGCTTTGCTTGCCCTTCTTTGCTGGAGGAAATTTGATACTACGAGCAGGCTCTTGCTCTTCGGTTTCCTCCTCGTCTTCGAAATCATCATCAACAGAAATGCTGCCAGTGAGTCTTTCAAAAAGTGAACGTTTTTCTTTCATATTTTTATTTAAATTATCGAACTATTTTTTGAACCATTTATATTTTCTGCGCATGAATCGACTTTATTTTTTCTAATAAGAAAATAATAGCGATAATGGCAATCCAGACGAGACCAAAAACAATAAATGTACTTGATCCGTTGCTTACTATTATAAAGAAATTAAAGACAGTGTGCAATGTGATGGCGAGGACTAGTCCCACTATGACCGCCCCGCTTTTGATCCAGCTTTTTTTGTAATAGGCCAAGCCAATAAAAATAGCCACTAGGCCCGAAGTGACTATGTGCAAAAGACTGGCTCCAATAAAACGCATGTCACCAGTGAGGAGGCTGCGGAAAGGATCGCCGGCCAGGATTGGGGTCAAGGTAAAAAAAACATTTTCAAGGGCCGAAAAACCCAAAGCAGCCGTGGTCATGTAGACAAAAGCATCAATCGGCTCATCAAAAGCCCTGGTCCGGAGAGCTATTGTCCAAGCGGCCAGATATTTGACTACTTCCTCGCCGACAGCCCACAAAAAGAGAACCTCAAGACTGCCACTTGGAAAGAGGGTGGCCATATAGCGTTCAAAAGGGGCCACGATGATCACTCCCAGCATGCCCACAAGGAAAGTGCTAATGATCAGCCTGACGGGTTCTGGATGCTGGTCTTCGTGAAGCCAAAACCAAAGCCAAATAAGAGCGGGAATCAAGCCGGCCAGGAAGGCATAAGAAAATGAAACAAGTCCGTTTGAGAAGATAGAAAAAGAATTAAAGAATGTTGCCATAAAAAATAAATTATTTTAGGCCAGCATATCTGGGCCACTGCTCTACTATCAAGGGCGTGTCTTTTCGCCCGATCCGCTCTGAAGGGATTGATGACCAGATTTCTTCGGTGACAAAAGGCATAAAAGGATGCAAAGCCATAAGGAGAGTACGAAGAGTCTGCAATAAAAATTGTTGACGCGAGTCAACCTCTTGACCTGACTTGACAGTGTTGCCTTTAAAATTGTCGCCGATAATTTTTTTGCTATCCTCTAGGATTGTGTCGGCAAAAGTATGCCAGGCATAATGGTATAGTCGCTCAGCAGCGATGTGGATATTCAAGTCTTCTATTTCCTGAGTGGCAGATTGAATTTCAGTATCACGGGCGGCGATGAGAGCTTTATCTGCTTCGCTCCAATTTTTAAATTCAGCACCATAATGTACAATCGTCTCGTCTGCGCGGATAGTGGATTGCAGGACAAAACGAGTAATGTTCCAAAGTTTATTGGCAAAATGTTTTTGACCTTTGATTTTGTCTTCGGAAATTTTGGTGTCGATGCCGGGCGCGGCGCCGAGGACGAGCGCCATGCGCCCGGCATCCATGCCATATTTTTTAGCCACATCCATTGGGTCTATGCCATTGCCTAAAGATTTGGACATCTTGCGGCCTTGGGCATCGCGGACTGTGCCATGCAAGTAAATTTTTTTGAATGGGACGGTGCCAAGATGGAACCCGCTCATCAAAATCATGCGGGCCACCCAGAAAAAGAGGATTTCATAGCCAGTTTCTAGCAGGTCAGTCGGGTGGTAGATAGCGAGATCAGATTTTTCAAATCCCGCTTTTATTTTGCCGGTCTTTTCATCAAAATTGTCTGGCCAGCCGAGAGTAGAAAATGTCCACAGACCGGATGAAAACCAAGTGTCCAAAGTGTCCTCATCTTGTTTCCATTCGGATCCCTCAGGCGCTTTTAGGTCACACCAGATCTCATCAGGCCTTTCTGTTGATTCACCTTTGTACCATACGGGGATGCGGTGGCCATACCAGATCTGGCGTGAGATACACCAATCGTTGAGGTTGTTTATCCAATGAAAATAGGTCTTAGAAAAATAGTCTGGCAAAATGGAAATCTGGCCACCCTCCACGGCTTTGCGCATAATTTCTTTTAGGGTTGTTTCGCCGCCAGAAGGTATGCCATCTATTTGTGAATGTGAGAGGACAAAGGGTTTGTTGACGGCCATAAACCACTGCAGCTTTGGCAACGGCTCTACGATACCGCCAGTGCGCTCCGCCGTCGAAATATTTTGAGTCGTCGGCTCTTCTTTAAGTAAAAGTTTTTCAGCGCGGAGCCACTCAACGACGGCGATGCGGGCCTCGGTAGTTTTTTTATCCTTGATGCGATCATCGCCCACCATCATCCTGGCGTACTCGTTGATGACCTGCGGTCTGGGAAGCTTGTGTCGGTCAGCTATTTCCCAGTCAATCATGCTATGGGCCGGAGTCACCCCTAGAGCTCCAGTCCCGAAATCTTTTTCTACGGCTTTGTCGGCAATTATTTTTATATGCAGAGGGACGCCACAAAAAGCCACGTCGTATTCCTTACCGACAAACTCCGCATAGCGAGGGTCGTCTGGATGAACAGCCACTGCTGTATCTCCGACTTTGGTTTCAGGGCGGGTGGTCGAGATAGCAATAGGAAAATCAGCAGAATATTTAAAAGTGTAAAGAGTGGCTTGGCGTTCTTCGTAGACAATCTCATCGTCAGAAATAGTGGTCTGGCCTTTTGGGTCCCAGTTGACGATGCGATGACCGCGATAGATCAGACCAGCATCATACATACGTTTGAAAGCGGTGTAGACGGCGTGATGTCGGGCATCGTCCAAAGTGAAAGCTTCACGTGACCAATCACATGAAGCCCCGAGAGTTTTTATTTGAGCATTGATGGAGGCTTGACTTTGTTTGGCGTGAGTATTGATGCGCTTGAGCATTTCTTCACGGCCGAGATCGTGACGGGTCTTGCCCTCACTTTTTTGAATATCTTTTTCCACCCGTGACTGGGTGGCAATAGCGGCGTGGTCGGTACCTGGGACCCAGAGGGTGCGATAGCCTCGCATGCGATGAAAACGTATCTCAATATCTTCAATAGCGGCCATCAGGGCGTGTCCCATATGGAGGATACCGGTGACGTTGGGAGGGGGAAGGATGATAGTGTAAGGTTCGGCATCCGGGGCAGTGATACCCTTTTTAATACAAATATCGGGATTGAAAAAGCCACTTTCCTCCCAGAGTTTGTAGATGCGGGGTTCAGTCTCAACAGGGTCGTAAGGTTTTAGGAATTTTTCAGGAATATTTGAAGGGTTCATTGAAGACTATTTTAGCAGAAAAATGTGGATTTATAAAGATAAGTTTCCTTTGGCCCGAAGAGATGGACCCACAGTGTTTTGATTGTTTTTTATCCGCAAATAACCGGCCAATGCAATCATGACAGCATTGTCGGTGGAAAGTTTAGTTTCGGGTAAATATAGAGGAGTGCTCATTTCAGCCGAAAGTTTTTTGAAGGCTTCACGGATGTAGGTATTGGCAGTCACCCCGCCACCGAGGATCAGCGACTGGGCACCTTTTTCTGCGATTGCTCGCCGAGTTTTTGAAATTAGCACTTCGGTCACGGCATTTTCAAATTCCCCAGCCAAGGCCTGCTTTTCTTTTTGGTTGAGTGGCCGGTTATTTTCTTTTTCAAAGTGGCGTACAGCATATAGCACAGCTGTCTTGATCCCAGAAAAAGAAAAATCAAAGTCGGGGGATTTGAGCATGGGGCGAGGCAAGGTAAATAGAGGCTGACTATATTCAGCTCGCCATTCGGCCGCGAGTTTGGAAATTTCTGGACCCCCGGGATAGGGTAGACCGAGCAGACGGGCGACTTTATCAAAAGCTTCACCAATAGCGTCGTCCTTGGTCGAGCCAATAATTTCGTAGTGATGCCAATCCTTGACCAAGACTAGCTCAGTGTGTC
It includes:
- a CDS encoding NYN domain-containing protein, producing MEKGGNNYAFIDSQNLNLSIRSLGWSLDFRRFRVYLKEKYSIATAYLFIGYVEGNTELYKALQEAGFICIFKPTLVYKDGKTKGNCDAELVLQAMIEFTNYDKAIIVTGDGDFYCLAKHLISKNKLKVLIIPNQFKFSALLKLKEFGPYLRYMNDLKDKLEYKKKRPYKDETL
- a CDS encoding Hsp20/alpha crystallin family protein, with product MKEKRSLFERLTGSISVDDDFEDEEETEEQEPARSIKFPPAKKGKQSNLPNPSSIATWMEEESGEGQLSVDVYETPTEIVIKTMVAGVKREDLDISLTRDMVTIKGKREEEHDVSEDNYVHKELYWGSFSRSILLPHEVEIEEAEATENLGMLTIRLPKVDKERQTKLKVMKAI
- a CDS encoding PrsW family glutamic-type intramembrane protease encodes the protein MATFFNSFSIFSNGLVSFSYAFLAGLIPALIWLWFWLHEDQHPEPVRLIISTFLVGMLGVIIVAPFERYMATLFPSGSLEVLFLWAVGEEVVKYLAAWTIALRTRAFDEPIDAFVYMTTAALGFSALENVFFTLTPILAGDPFRSLLTGDMRFIGASLLHIVTSGLVAIFIGLAYYKKSWIKSGAVIVGLVLAITLHTVFNFFIIVSNGSSTFIVFGLVWIAIIAIIFLLEKIKSIHAQKI
- a CDS encoding valine--tRNA ligase, giving the protein MNPSNIPEKFLKPYDPVETEPRIYKLWEESGFFNPDICIKKGITAPDAEPYTIILPPPNVTGILHMGHALMAAIEDIEIRFHRMRGYRTLWVPGTDHAAIATQSRVEKDIQKSEGKTRHDLGREEMLKRINTHAKQSQASINAQIKTLGASCDWSREAFTLDDARHHAVYTAFKRMYDAGLIYRGHRIVNWDPKGQTTISDDEIVYEERQATLYTFKYSADFPIAISTTRPETKVGDTAVAVHPDDPRYAEFVGKEYDVAFCGVPLHIKIIADKAVEKDFGTGALGVTPAHSMIDWEIADRHKLPRPQVINEYARMMVGDDRIKDKKTTEARIAVVEWLRAEKLLLKEEPTTQNISTAERTGGIVEPLPKLQWFMAVNKPFVLSHSQIDGIPSGGETTLKEIMRKAVEGGQISILPDYFSKTYFHWINNLNDWCISRQIWYGHRIPVWYKGESTERPDEIWCDLKAPEGSEWKQDEDTLDTWFSSGLWTFSTLGWPDNFDEKTGKIKAGFEKSDLAIYHPTDLLETGYEILFFWVARMILMSGFHLGTVPFKKIYLHGTVRDAQGRKMSKSLGNGIDPMDVAKKYGMDAGRMALVLGAAPGIDTKISEDKIKGQKHFANKLWNITRFVLQSTIRADETIVHYGAEFKNWSEADKALIAARDTEIQSATQEIEDLNIHIAAERLYHYAWHTFADTILEDSKKIIGDNFKGNTVKSGQEVDSRQQFLLQTLRTLLMALHPFMPFVTEEIWSSIPSERIGRKDTPLIVEQWPRYAGLK
- a CDS encoding tRNA (adenosine(37)-N6)-threonylcarbamoyltransferase complex transferase subunit TsaD → MKILGIETSCDETAICILEGDPSENDLGVRLLGETINSQTKIHEQYGGVFPMMAKREHAKNILPLLEQTLKQASLYVAAHEKVDSLDKEIGKKLEEIFQKETGLLEETLNFISSIKKPDLDAIAVTEGPGLEPALWVGLLVAQALGLAWNIPVLPTNHMEGHIVASLLIPDQKLTLTLAVPNFPALALLISGGHTELVLVKDWHHYEIIGSTKDDAIGEAFDKVARLLGLPYPGGPEISKLAAEWRAEYSQPLFTLPRPMLKSPDFDFSFSGIKTAVLYAVRHFEKENNRPLNQKEKQALAGEFENAVTEVLISKTRRAIAEKGAQSLILGGGVTANTYIREAFKKLSAEMSTPLYLPETKLSTDNAVMIALAGYLRIKNNQNTVGPSLRAKGNLSL